One window of Eublepharis macularius isolate TG4126 chromosome 17, MPM_Emac_v1.0, whole genome shotgun sequence genomic DNA carries:
- the LOC129344450 gene encoding 28S ribosomal protein S33, mitochondrial-like: protein MSSNLSNYALQMACLSARIFGEVARPTDRQSMKVVKLLSETPMAKRKEVYDRYPPHNIDSGLKRKLHFYGLYRDEHDNFKDEMKRLKKLRGKGLLKKGEGKRALKRE, encoded by the coding sequence ATGTCCTCGAACCTTTCCAACTACGCCTTacaaatggcctgcctgagtgcACGGATATTTGGAGAGGTTGCTCGGCCCACTGATAGGCAGTCCATGAAAGTCGTGAAGCTGCTCAGTGAGACGCCCATGGCCAAGCGGAAGGAGGTCTACGACCGGTATCCTCCCCACAACATTGACTCTGGCCTTAAGAGGAAACTTCACTTCTATGGCCTCTACAGAGATGAGCATGACAATTTCAAAGATGAGATGAAAAGACTGAAGAAACTACGTGGGAAAGGGCTGCTGaagaaaggagaaggaaagagagcgTTGAAGAGAGAATAG